In Marasmius oreades isolate 03SP1 chromosome 1, whole genome shotgun sequence, one DNA window encodes the following:
- the GOT2 gene encoding Aspartate aminotransferase, mitochondrial gives MLASTLARRSVVTVKSNAARSLSVWSSVPAGPPDPILGVTEAFKADKDPRKINLGVGAYRDDTGKPYILPSVQKAEEIITASKPDKEYLPITGLAEFNKNAAKLAYGADSAALKDGVIAITQSISGTGALRIGGAFLARHYPNAKVIYLPTPSWGNHTPIFRDSGFEVRQYRYFDKKTVGLDFEGLKADLKAAPENSIVLLHACAHNPTGVDPTHEQWKDISDIVKEKKLFPFFDMAYQGFATGSIANDAFAVRHFTSQGHQVALAQSFAKNMGLYGERVGAFSLTTRDPEEKARVDSQLKIVIRPMYSNPPLHGARIANAILSDKALNTQWEGEVKQMADRIIGMRETLYNMLSHELKTPGDWRHITSQIGMFSFTGLTTPQTKALAEKAHIYMTADGRISMAGLNAGNIHYFAQSVDAAVKGNL, from the exons ATGTTGGCCTCTACTCTCGCTCGTCGCTCTGTAGTCACTGTCAAGTCCAATGCCGCTCGTTCACTGTCGGTATGGTCGAGCGTTCCCGCAGGTCCGCCCGACCCAATCCTTG GCGTCACCGAAGCTTTCAAGGCCGACAAAGATCCCCGAAAAATCAACTTAGGTGTCGGTGCTTACAGAGATGACACGGGAAAACCCTACATTCTACCCAGTGTTCAAAAG GCTGAAGAGATTATTACTGCCTCAAAACCCGATAAAGAATATTTACCCATTACTGGGCTCGCCGAGTTCAACAAAAACGCGGCCAAGCTCGCATACGGAGCCGACAGTGCAGCACTGAAGGATGGTGTG ATTGCTATCACGCAGTCTATCTCTGGTACTGGTGCCCTCAGAATTGGTGGTGCCTTCCTAGCCCGCCATTATCCTAATGCCAAAGTCATCTACCTTCCTACTCCCTCCTGGGGCAACCACACACCAATTTTCCGAGATTCTGGCTTTGAAGTACGTCAATACAGATACTTTGACAAGAAAACAGTCGGACTCGATTTCGAAGGACTCAAGGCAGATTTGAAG GCGGCACCCGAGAATTCTATCGTGCTCCTTCACGCCTGTGCTCACAACCCGACTGGAGTTGACCCTACTCATGAACAATGGAAGGATATCTCTGACATCGTCAAAGAGAAGAAGCTCTTCCCATTCTTCGACATGGCTTATCAGGGCTTCGCAACTGGCTCCATTGCTAATGACGCTTTTGCTGTCCGTCACTTCACCTCTCAGGGCCATCAGGTTGCCCTTGCTCAGTCATTCGCCAAAAATATGGGTCTTTACGGAGAACGTGTCGGAGCTTTCTCACTCACAACTAGAGACCCGGAGGAGAAGGCTCGTGTCGACAGTCAGCTGAAGATTGTTATCCGACCAATGTACTCGAACCCGCCCCTTCACGGAGCCAGAATTGCGAATGCGATCCTTAGCGATAAGGCGTTAAATACTCAATGGGAAGGTGAAGTCAAGCAAATGGCGGATCGCATCATCGGCATGAGGGAGACGCTGTACAACATGCTTTCCCATGAGCTGAAGACCCCCGGTGACTGGAGGCACATCACGAGCCAAATTGGCATGTTCAG CTTCACTGGTTTGACAACTCCTCAAACCAAAGCTTTGGCTGAGAAGGCCCACATATACATGACTGCTGATGGTCGTATTTCGATGGCAGGGCTGAACGCTGGAAACATTCATTACTTTGCTCAGTCCGTTGATGCAGCTGTCAAGGGCAATTTATAA